A section of the Dermacoccus nishinomiyaensis genome encodes:
- a CDS encoding D-glycero-alpha-D-manno-heptose-1,7-bisphosphate 7-phosphatase, with translation MSPDPSGRTHTRLPRPGAGAPYDVVLLDRDGTLNALAPGYRTPDDFALLPGAVDAVARLSAAGCAIVVVTNQQGLATGRLTWAQLSAVNARLIAEVEAAGGRIDDVRLCPHAADTCVCRKPAPGLLCALFDENPHVSRERSVMVGDAETDAAAATAARVAFMRCEPTIGLAGVVDSLVDDETGTIPSRW, from the coding sequence GTGAGCCCCGATCCGAGCGGACGCACCCACACGCGCCTGCCGCGTCCCGGGGCCGGCGCCCCGTACGACGTCGTCCTGCTCGATCGTGACGGCACACTCAACGCCCTCGCCCCCGGGTATCGCACGCCCGACGACTTCGCGCTCCTGCCGGGGGCCGTCGACGCGGTGGCGCGCCTGAGTGCTGCGGGCTGCGCGATCGTCGTCGTCACCAACCAGCAGGGCCTCGCGACGGGACGGCTGACGTGGGCGCAGCTGAGCGCCGTCAACGCCCGGCTGATCGCCGAGGTCGAGGCCGCCGGCGGCCGCATCGACGACGTCCGCCTCTGCCCGCACGCGGCCGACACCTGCGTGTGCCGCAAGCCGGCGCCCGGCCTGCTGTGCGCGCTGTTCGACGAGAATCCGCACGTGTCGCGCGAGCGCAGCGTCATGGTCGGTGACGCCGAGACGGATGCCGCAGCCGCCACAGCCGCGCGGGTGGCGTTCATGCGATGCGAGCCGACGATCGGGCTCGCCGGCGTGGTCGATTCGCTCGTCGATGACGAAACGGGCACAATTCCATCTCGTTGGTGA
- a CDS encoding DUF3068 domain-containing protein has product MRKAAVMIGFGAFFLTLALLMRFYAYPKLAVIPSDQNTQQTVTDDHASYFDADTVKPGSGKIITKATVVANKEMTKKASKELGRDVIVIDQWQTTDNVNDKGQTASPPMDASTQQYAVDKSSGEAVKWSGNMLDGKPTNYEGQTIKFPFQVDKNKTYRYWDSTLGKAVPMKYAGSEDIKGLKTYKFTQTIPKTKFTTMDVPGEVFGLPKGSKLADRYYTNDRTVWVEPETGVMMKLQEKQHQTLEVPNAKPVDAMLTTSTMTDETIKKNVDDYKTKSSQLKILRLWAPLLLGLLGLFALLLGLFVSLRAGRERRAARHERRDEREVDDVRHDDDSTLVFGDHPQSRGAHSADERGQY; this is encoded by the coding sequence GTGCGCAAAGCCGCAGTCATGATCGGATTCGGTGCGTTCTTCCTGACGTTGGCGCTCCTGATGCGGTTCTACGCGTACCCGAAGCTGGCCGTGATCCCGAGTGATCAGAATACCCAGCAGACGGTCACCGACGATCACGCCAGCTACTTCGACGCCGACACGGTCAAGCCGGGGTCGGGCAAGATCATCACGAAGGCGACCGTCGTCGCCAACAAGGAGATGACGAAGAAGGCCTCCAAGGAGCTCGGCCGCGACGTCATCGTCATCGACCAGTGGCAGACGACGGACAACGTCAACGACAAGGGCCAGACGGCGTCGCCGCCGATGGATGCCTCGACGCAGCAGTACGCCGTCGACAAGTCCTCGGGTGAGGCCGTCAAGTGGAGCGGCAACATGCTCGACGGCAAGCCCACCAACTACGAGGGCCAGACGATCAAGTTCCCGTTCCAGGTCGACAAGAACAAGACCTACCGCTACTGGGACTCGACGCTCGGCAAGGCCGTCCCGATGAAGTACGCGGGTTCTGAGGACATCAAGGGTCTGAAGACGTACAAGTTCACGCAGACGATCCCGAAGACGAAGTTCACGACGATGGACGTCCCGGGTGAGGTCTTCGGTCTGCCCAAGGGTTCGAAGCTCGCCGACCGGTACTACACGAACGACCGCACGGTGTGGGTCGAGCCGGAGACGGGCGTCATGATGAAGCTGCAGGAGAAGCAGCACCAGACGCTCGAGGTGCCGAACGCGAAGCCCGTCGACGCGATGCTCACCACCTCGACGATGACCGACGAGACGATCAAGAAGAACGTCGACGACTACAAGACGAAGTCGAGCCAGCTCAAGATCCTGCGCCTGTGGGCTCCGCTGCTGCTCGGTCTGCTCGGTCTGTTCGCGCTGCTGCTCGGCCTGTTCGTCTCGCTGCGTGCCGGCCGTGAGCGTCGCGCCGCCCGCCATGAGCGCCGTGACGAGCGCGAGGTAGACGACGTGCGCCACGACGACGACTCCACGCTCGTGTTCGGTGACCACCCGCAGTCGCGTGGCGCGCACTCCGCCGATGAGCGGGGCCAGTACTGA
- a CDS encoding UDP-glucuronic acid decarboxylase family protein has translation MRIVITGGAGFLGSHLSETLVARGHEVVAVDNLVTGRRANVTQLEASGRFELIEHDVTEPFDVGGDVDGILHFASAASPVDYLKLPIETLRVGSQGTQNALELAVRKGARLVFASTSEVYGDPQVHPQPETYWGHVNPVGPRGVYDEAKRYAEALVLAYREARGVDAGIVRIFNTFGPRMRPNDGRAIPNFVRQALAGEPVTVSGDGDQTRSICYVDDLVAAILAMLLETHDPGPVNIGNPHEISMRDLAQWIIELAGSSSTLEFIERPTDDPSVRRPDTTKAQRLLGWSPQVPVETGLQRTIEWFRTEAASTPVLTPGQTEEILNR, from the coding sequence ATGCGGATCGTCATCACGGGAGGTGCGGGCTTCCTCGGCTCGCACCTGTCCGAGACGCTCGTCGCACGCGGTCACGAGGTCGTCGCCGTCGACAACCTCGTGACCGGGCGCCGCGCGAACGTCACGCAGCTGGAGGCTTCAGGTCGTTTCGAGCTGATCGAGCACGACGTGACGGAGCCCTTCGACGTCGGCGGTGACGTCGACGGCATCCTCCACTTCGCGTCGGCGGCTTCACCGGTCGACTACCTGAAGCTGCCGATCGAGACGCTGCGCGTCGGTTCGCAGGGCACGCAGAACGCGCTCGAACTCGCGGTGCGCAAGGGCGCCCGGCTCGTGTTCGCCTCGACGTCCGAGGTGTACGGCGACCCTCAGGTGCACCCGCAGCCCGAGACGTACTGGGGTCATGTCAACCCGGTCGGCCCGCGCGGCGTCTACGACGAGGCCAAGCGATATGCGGAAGCGCTCGTGCTCGCTTACCGCGAGGCGCGCGGGGTCGATGCCGGCATCGTGCGCATCTTCAACACGTTCGGCCCGCGCATGCGGCCCAACGACGGTCGCGCCATCCCGAACTTCGTCCGCCAGGCCCTCGCCGGTGAGCCGGTCACGGTCAGTGGCGACGGTGATCAGACGCGGTCCATCTGCTACGTCGACGACCTCGTCGCGGCCATCCTCGCGATGCTGCTCGAGACGCACGACCCCGGCCCGGTCAACATCGGCAACCCGCACGAGATCTCGATGCGCGACCTCGCGCAGTGGATCATCGAGCTGGCGGGGTCATCCTCGACACTCGAGTTCATCGAGCGCCCCACGGACGATCCGTCGGTCCGTCGCCCCGACACGACGAAGGCGCAGCGCCTGCTCGGCTGGTCACCGCAGGTGCCCGTGGAGACCGGGCTGCAGCGCACCATCGAGTGGTTTCGCACCGAGGCCGCGTCGACTCCGGTCCTGACACCCGGTCAGACCGAGGAGATCCTCAACCGCTGA
- a CDS encoding class I SAM-dependent methyltransferase: MQTPDRAGRFDVDAASSARGNRSWWDAEARDYLDEHGAFLGDAEFVWGPEGWREDELHVLGEPSGLAGRDLLEFGAGAAQAGRWCARQGARVVATDLSGGMLRTAVQLDARTGTSLPLVQCDASRLPFADASFDVVFSAFGAVPFIADTSALMRELARVTRPGGLVAFSTTHPVRWSLPDVPDAAGLTIQHSYFDTTPYAEAAGDDVVYAEHHRTLEQRVRELLDAGLVLEQLRELPWKESNKSTWGGWSPLRGRLVPGTLILAGRRPA, translated from the coding sequence ATGCAGACCCCCGACCGTGCCGGACGCTTCGACGTCGACGCAGCCTCCTCCGCCCGCGGAAATCGCTCGTGGTGGGACGCCGAGGCGCGCGACTATCTCGACGAGCACGGCGCCTTCCTCGGTGACGCCGAGTTCGTCTGGGGGCCGGAGGGGTGGCGCGAGGACGAGCTCCACGTCCTCGGCGAGCCGAGCGGGCTCGCGGGCCGCGACCTCCTCGAGTTCGGTGCCGGCGCCGCGCAGGCCGGACGCTGGTGCGCCAGGCAGGGTGCACGCGTCGTCGCGACGGACCTGTCCGGCGGGATGCTGCGCACGGCCGTGCAACTCGACGCCCGCACCGGCACGTCACTGCCGCTCGTGCAGTGCGACGCGAGCCGACTGCCGTTCGCGGACGCCTCCTTCGACGTCGTCTTCTCGGCTTTCGGCGCGGTTCCGTTCATCGCCGACACCTCGGCCCTCATGCGGGAACTGGCGCGCGTCACGCGCCCAGGCGGGCTTGTCGCGTTCTCGACGACGCACCCCGTCCGCTGGAGCCTGCCCGATGTGCCCGACGCCGCCGGGCTGACGATCCAGCACTCGTACTTCGACACGACGCCCTACGCCGAGGCGGCGGGCGACGACGTCGTCTACGCCGAGCACCACCGCACTCTCGAGCAGCGCGTGCGCGAACTGCTCGACGCCGGGCTCGTACTCGAGCAGTTACGCGAACTGCCGTGGAAGGAGTCGAACAAGTCGACCTGGGGTGGCTGGAGCCCCCTGCGCGGACGGCTCGTGCCGGGCACGCTCATCCTCGCCGGCCGCAGACCTGCCTGA
- the rpsA gene encoding 30S ribosomal protein S1, translating into MTSTTTSPIAVNDIGSEEELLAAIDATIKHFNDGDIVEGVIVKVDRDEVLLDIGYKTEGVIPSRELSIKHDVDPGEVVKVGDDVEALVLQKEDKEGRLILSKKRAQYERAWGTIEQIKEDDGVVTGTVIEVVKGGLILDIGLRGFLPASLVEMRRVRDLQPYVGKEIEAKIIELDKNRNNVVLSRRAWLEQTQSEVRTTFLKELQKGQVRSGVVSSIVNFGAFVDLGGVDGLVHVSELSWKHIDHPSEVVEVGQEVTVEVLDVDMDRERVSLSLKATQEDPWQHFARTHAIGQVVPGKVTKLVPFGAFVRVEDGIEGLVHISELAERHVELPEQVVTVGTDIFVKVIDIDLERRRISLSLKQANEDGAAASEFDPTLYGMAAEYDEQGNYKYPEGFDPETNEWLEGFDAQREKWEKQYAEAHSRWEAHQAQIEQARKDDAEAAASGETAPTSYSSSNSGSSSQGSSSSSSSSSSSSAPAEGTLASDEALAALREKLTGN; encoded by the coding sequence ATGACTTCCACCACCACGTCCCCGATCGCTGTCAACGACATCGGTTCGGAGGAGGAGCTGCTCGCCGCGATCGACGCGACGATCAAGCACTTCAACGACGGCGACATCGTCGAAGGTGTCATCGTCAAGGTCGACCGTGACGAGGTTCTCCTCGACATCGGTTACAAGACCGAGGGTGTCATCCCCTCGCGCGAGCTCTCGATCAAGCACGACGTCGACCCGGGCGAGGTCGTCAAGGTCGGCGACGACGTCGAGGCTCTCGTCCTCCAGAAGGAGGACAAGGAAGGCCGCCTGATCCTGTCCAAGAAGCGTGCGCAGTACGAGCGCGCCTGGGGCACGATCGAGCAGATCAAGGAAGACGACGGCGTCGTCACCGGTACGGTCATCGAGGTCGTCAAGGGTGGTCTCATCCTCGACATCGGCCTGCGCGGCTTCCTCCCTGCGTCGCTGGTGGAGATGCGTCGTGTCCGCGACCTGCAGCCGTACGTCGGCAAGGAGATCGAGGCCAAGATCATCGAGCTCGACAAGAACCGCAACAACGTGGTCCTGTCGCGTCGTGCGTGGCTCGAGCAGACGCAGTCCGAGGTTCGCACGACGTTCCTCAAGGAGCTGCAGAAGGGCCAGGTCCGCTCCGGCGTCGTGTCCTCGATCGTCAACTTCGGTGCGTTCGTGGACCTCGGTGGCGTCGACGGTCTCGTCCACGTCTCCGAGCTGTCCTGGAAGCACATCGACCACCCGTCCGAGGTCGTCGAGGTCGGTCAGGAAGTCACCGTCGAGGTGCTCGACGTCGACATGGACCGCGAGCGCGTCTCGCTGTCGCTCAAGGCGACGCAGGAAGACCCGTGGCAGCACTTCGCTCGCACGCACGCCATCGGCCAGGTCGTGCCGGGCAAGGTCACGAAGCTCGTCCCGTTCGGTGCGTTCGTGCGCGTCGAGGACGGTATCGAGGGTCTCGTCCACATCTCCGAGCTCGCCGAGCGTCACGTCGAGCTGCCCGAGCAGGTCGTCACCGTCGGTACCGACATCTTCGTCAAGGTCATCGACATCGACCTCGAGCGTCGTCGCATCTCCCTGTCGCTGAAGCAGGCGAACGAGGACGGCGCTGCCGCCTCCGAGTTCGACCCGACGCTGTACGGCATGGCTGCGGAGTACGACGAGCAGGGCAACTACAAGTACCCCGAGGGCTTCGACCCGGAGACGAACGAGTGGCTCGAGGGCTTCGACGCGCAGCGTGAGAAGTGGGAGAAGCAGTACGCCGAGGCCCACTCGCGCTGGGAGGCCCACCAGGCCCAGATCGAGCAGGCCCGCAAGGACGACGCCGAAGCTGCGGCGTCCGGTGAGACCGCCCCGACGTCGTACTCGTCGTCGAACTCGGGCTCGAGCTCGCAGGGTTCGTCCTCCTCGTCGTCGAGCTCCAGCTCGAGCTCGGCTCCGGCCGAAGGCACCCTCGCCTCCGACGAGGCGCTGGCTGCTCTGCGCGAGAAGCTCACGGGCAACTGA
- a CDS encoding cobalt-precorrin-6A reductase: protein MSSTKVLVLGGTSEARALAARLDELGIAFVSSLAGRVSRPRLPVGDVRIGGFGGVAGLTATLRDDRFTHVVDATHPFAVTMRSHAVAACAAADVPLVRLARPGWREHPDAPTWHWVSTYAGARALVDAQGWRRPFVTTGRQTLEHYRGWDDKAALVRIVEPLDIPAPPAWTVLHTRGPFDVDTEIATMREHAVDVVLTKDSGGSYTAAKLTAARELGVPVVVVARPAAPAGLREVSTLDEVVTFLRS, encoded by the coding sequence GTGTCATCGACGAAGGTGCTCGTCCTCGGCGGAACGAGTGAAGCCCGCGCTCTCGCAGCACGCCTCGACGAGCTGGGGATCGCGTTCGTCAGTTCCTTGGCCGGGCGCGTGTCGCGGCCAAGGCTGCCGGTCGGCGACGTCAGGATCGGCGGGTTCGGCGGCGTCGCAGGGCTGACGGCGACGCTGCGCGACGACCGCTTCACGCACGTCGTCGACGCGACGCACCCGTTCGCGGTCACGATGCGTTCCCACGCGGTGGCTGCCTGCGCGGCCGCCGACGTCCCGCTCGTGCGCCTCGCGCGCCCCGGTTGGCGTGAGCACCCGGATGCGCCCACCTGGCACTGGGTCAGCACCTACGCCGGCGCGCGGGCGCTCGTCGACGCGCAAGGGTGGCGTCGACCGTTCGTGACCACAGGGCGTCAGACACTCGAGCACTACCGCGGTTGGGACGACAAGGCCGCGCTCGTGCGCATCGTCGAACCGCTCGACATCCCCGCGCCGCCCGCGTGGACGGTGTTGCACACCCGCGGCCCGTTCGACGTCGACACCGAGATCGCGACGATGCGGGAGCACGCCGTCGACGTCGTCCTGACGAAGGACTCCGGCGGCAGCTACACCGCCGCGAAGCTCACCGCAGCACGCGAACTCGGCGTCCCCGTCGTCGTCGTCGCACGGCCCGCGGCACCGGCCGGGCTGCGTGAGGTGAGCACGCTCGACGAGGTCGTGACGTTCCTGCGGAGCTGA
- a CDS encoding cobalamin biosynthesis protein CobD/CbiB, producing the protein MAHLDGAVSRGATTTAAPRFLTRTGLVTRTARASAGWDPIAAGVALGYLADRRWGDPARHHPVAWFGGWAATCEHRLWAPRRSRGIAYLVVTLAPPVAGALVFDRRRPLTRTLITALVTWAALGGRSLEREAMAVHDLLAADDLDGARHRIRSLVGRDTSQAGPDEMARAVVESLAENQSDAVAATLVWGAGFGAPGVVLHRCANTLDAMIGHRTERLEQFGWAAARFDDVLNAVPARVSVLATAISCVVAGEPSRVRDVVRAVRRDAPAHPSPNAGPVEAAAAGALGVRLGGTNVYAGRTEHRGELGDGRAVDVTDIPRAVRLTRRVGRTVLVLALGARLLARRRTMN; encoded by the coding sequence ATGGCGCACCTCGACGGTGCGGTCTCGCGCGGCGCGACGACCACCGCCGCGCCAAGGTTCTTGACGCGGACAGGGCTTGTGACGCGGACAGCGCGCGCGAGCGCCGGCTGGGATCCGATCGCGGCCGGTGTGGCGCTCGGGTATCTCGCCGACCGGCGCTGGGGTGACCCGGCCCGGCATCACCCCGTCGCCTGGTTCGGTGGCTGGGCGGCCACCTGCGAGCACCGGCTGTGGGCGCCGCGACGCTCGCGGGGCATCGCGTATCTCGTCGTGACGCTCGCTCCGCCGGTCGCCGGTGCGCTCGTTTTCGATCGACGCCGGCCGCTGACGCGCACCCTCATCACGGCGCTGGTGACGTGGGCGGCCCTCGGCGGACGTTCGCTGGAGCGCGAGGCGATGGCGGTGCACGACCTGCTCGCTGCGGACGACCTCGACGGCGCTCGTCACCGCATTCGCTCGCTCGTCGGACGCGACACGTCGCAGGCAGGCCCCGACGAGATGGCCCGGGCCGTCGTCGAGTCGCTTGCCGAGAACCAGTCGGATGCCGTCGCGGCAACCCTCGTCTGGGGCGCGGGGTTCGGGGCGCCTGGTGTCGTGCTGCACCGCTGCGCCAACACGCTTGACGCGATGATCGGGCACCGGACCGAGCGGCTCGAGCAGTTCGGTTGGGCCGCGGCACGATTCGACGACGTCCTCAACGCCGTTCCGGCCCGTGTGAGCGTGCTCGCGACGGCGATCAGCTGTGTCGTGGCGGGCGAGCCGTCGCGCGTGCGCGACGTCGTGCGCGCCGTCCGCCGTGACGCCCCCGCGCATCCGAGCCCCAACGCCGGGCCCGTCGAGGCCGCCGCCGCGGGCGCACTCGGGGTGCGCCTCGGCGGGACGAACGTGTACGCCGGCCGCACCGAGCATCGCGGTGAACTCGGCGACGGACGCGCGGTCGACGTCACTGACATCCCGCGTGCGGTACGGCTCACCCGACGCGTCGGACGCACGGTCCTCGTCCTCGCGCTCGGCGCGCGTCTCCTCGCGCGGCGTCGCACGATGAACTGA
- a CDS encoding bifunctional adenosylcobinamide kinase/adenosylcobinamide-phosphate guanylyltransferase, with translation MSAPRRVLVTGGVRSGKSTYAERLLWEAPATYLATGPTRPDDDEWRARVAAHQQRRPSHWSSLESVDVPCALTEIHGPFLLDDVGSWLTSALEESGAWVSDTGEGPRRGDEEPSTPPPPSMPTWHQRYAARADAFVAAITAFEHDLVIVTNEVGFGLVSPYQSGRLFTDELGRLNQRLARACDDVVLVVAGCPLVIKGEPKNPSGAS, from the coding sequence ATGAGCGCCCCGCGCCGCGTCCTCGTCACCGGCGGCGTGCGCTCGGGCAAGTCGACGTACGCCGAACGCCTGCTGTGGGAGGCGCCCGCGACGTACCTGGCCACGGGGCCGACACGTCCCGACGACGACGAGTGGCGTGCCCGCGTCGCAGCCCATCAGCAGCGGCGGCCGTCACACTGGTCGAGCCTCGAGTCGGTCGATGTTCCCTGCGCGCTCACCGAGATCCACGGTCCGTTCCTGCTCGACGACGTCGGCTCGTGGCTGACCTCCGCCCTCGAGGAATCCGGCGCCTGGGTTTCTGACACCGGCGAAGGCCCTCGCCGAGGCGACGAGGAGCCATCGACGCCCCCGCCCCCGTCGATGCCGACGTGGCACCAGCGGTACGCCGCCCGGGCCGATGCCTTCGTCGCGGCGATCACGGCGTTCGAACACGACCTCGTCATCGTGACGAACGAGGTGGGCTTCGGTCTCGTCTCTCCCTACCAGTCGGGGCGCCTCTTCACCGACGAGCTGGGGCGCCTCAACCAGCGCCTCGCGCGAGCGTGCGACGACGTCGTCCTCGTCGTGGCGGGTTGCCCCCTCGTGATCAAGGGCGAGCCCAAGAACCCATCGGGGGCATCGTGA
- a CDS encoding adenosylcobinamide-GDP ribazoletransferase: MSDAVVTRPAWEGLRLATGTLSVIPVGAIPPITTPVARWAMTLAPLAAVPLAVVTSLVLLVGHWVDAPPLVAGFCAVAALAAGTRAMHVDGLADTVDGFGAGWNRERALEVMKRGDVGPMGVIAVVVTAGVQTACFAALLDAPWLAGAAVIVSRVACTTLAHRRWSAARPDGMGAVVLSAVRTPELVAASVVGWLVLVGGSALADASGDDGFSTGATLLTAPLAASVASGAALEWLARRATRTFGGLTGDVMGAGIEVALTVMLIVLTLGVWR, from the coding sequence ATGAGCGACGCTGTCGTCACCCGACCGGCATGGGAGGGGCTGCGCCTCGCGACGGGGACGTTGAGCGTCATTCCCGTCGGCGCGATCCCGCCGATCACCACGCCGGTGGCGCGCTGGGCGATGACCCTCGCGCCCCTGGCCGCCGTCCCGCTCGCTGTGGTGACGTCGCTCGTCCTGCTCGTCGGGCACTGGGTCGACGCGCCTCCGCTCGTGGCCGGTTTCTGCGCGGTCGCTGCCCTCGCGGCCGGCACACGCGCCATGCACGTCGACGGATTGGCTGACACCGTCGACGGATTCGGCGCGGGGTGGAACCGGGAGCGCGCCCTCGAGGTGATGAAGCGTGGCGACGTCGGCCCGATGGGTGTCATCGCCGTCGTCGTGACGGCCGGCGTGCAGACGGCGTGCTTCGCGGCGCTCCTCGACGCGCCGTGGCTGGCCGGCGCCGCCGTCATCGTCTCGCGGGTGGCGTGCACGACCCTCGCCCACCGACGGTGGAGCGCTGCACGGCCTGACGGGATGGGCGCCGTCGTGCTGTCGGCCGTCCGGACCCCGGAGCTCGTCGCCGCAAGCGTCGTGGGATGGCTGGTGCTCGTCGGCGGATCTGCCCTGGCTGATGCCTCAGGTGACGATGGGTTCTCCACCGGCGCAACGCTTCTCACCGCTCCACTGGCCGCCTCGGTCGCCTCCGGCGCCGCGCTGGAATGGCTCGCTCGTCGCGCGACCCGCACCTTTGGCGGCCTGACGGGTGACGTCATGGGAGCCGGCATCGAGGTGGCCCTCACCGTCATGCTCATCGTCCTCACGCTCGGAGTCTGGCGATGA
- the cobA gene encoding uroporphyrinogen-III C-methyltransferase — MTRVLLHGPGVLGPSLPGIIAELARAGAQVDVLLDVGENASARAAHRSSPHLQAPDPHAPHLDDLASRGLCRLVTDADPLRYDEVRRLTVNQPGEEAPHGPAGEAKRPGRVTLVGGGPGDPGLLTVAGLGAIERADVIVCDRLAPLDALVHARADATIIHVGKIPRGAFTPQEEINRLLVEHALSGRDVVRFKGGDNFVFGRGGEEVIACRDAGLSVDVVPGVTSAIAVPALAGIPVTHRTSSQGFTVVSGHVAPGDPRSDLDWAALARTRTTLVVLMGVAHLRAIASALVDGGLPASTPAATIADGAMPSERRVVATLATLPDAVADAGLGAPAITVIGDVVAALDGTRLHASSDDTGAA; from the coding sequence GTGACGCGCGTGTTGCTCCACGGGCCGGGGGTGCTCGGCCCCAGCCTGCCCGGGATCATCGCCGAACTCGCCCGCGCGGGGGCACAGGTCGATGTCCTTCTGGATGTGGGCGAGAACGCGAGCGCCCGCGCTGCTCACCGCAGCTCTCCCCACCTCCAGGCTCCCGACCCTCATGCACCCCACCTCGACGACCTCGCCTCACGCGGGCTGTGCCGACTCGTCACGGACGCCGATCCGCTGCGCTATGACGAAGTGCGTCGCCTCACCGTCAACCAGCCGGGCGAGGAGGCTCCCCACGGACCTGCCGGTGAGGCCAAGCGTCCTGGGCGAGTGACGCTCGTCGGCGGCGGCCCGGGTGATCCGGGCCTGCTCACCGTCGCCGGGCTGGGCGCGATCGAGCGCGCCGACGTCATCGTCTGCGATCGCCTCGCTCCCCTCGACGCCCTCGTACACGCCCGAGCCGACGCGACGATCATCCACGTCGGCAAGATTCCGCGCGGCGCGTTCACGCCGCAGGAGGAGATCAACCGGTTGCTCGTCGAGCACGCGCTCTCCGGGCGTGACGTCGTGCGGTTCAAGGGCGGCGACAACTTCGTCTTCGGTCGCGGCGGCGAGGAGGTGATCGCCTGTCGAGACGCCGGTCTCAGCGTCGACGTCGTGCCGGGGGTGACATCGGCGATCGCCGTGCCGGCGCTCGCCGGCATCCCCGTGACGCACCGGACGTCATCGCAGGGGTTCACGGTCGTCTCGGGGCACGTCGCGCCCGGCGACCCGCGCTCGGATCTCGACTGGGCGGCACTGGCCCGCACCCGCACCACCCTCGTCGTCCTCATGGGCGTCGCGCACCTGCGCGCCATCGCATCGGCACTCGTCGACGGTGGCCTGCCCGCCTCGACGCCCGCCGCAACGATCGCCGACGGCGCCATGCCGAGCGAGCGACGCGTCGTGGCGACCCTTGCGACGTTGCCGGACGCCGTCGCCGACGCCGGCCTCGGCGCACCTGCCATCACCGTGATCGGCGACGTCGTCGCAGCTCTCGACGGCACCCGGCTCCATGCGTCGTCCGACGACACCGGAGCGGCGTGA